The DNA region aatattcttttggatttgaaaatgagttttggGGATgaagatgaattactgtttgatgtgacgtttactgcatttttggtttgagaatgagtttgtgGATTGGAGATGGTCTTAATCAGTTTTGATCGGAGTCTGAACCTATGCTCgcgatataataaaataatataaaataaaatcataattgtgTAATATTAGGCCCTTTAGGCCCAATTATGtgactataaatatatgatcttAGTTAGAATTTTATACACAACATACacataatatttatcattattcttctctctctaatctctataagttataatattttactttaactATAGTGAATTTTCCTCATCTGGCCGTGATTTTTCCGTCTTGGGTTTTCACGtaaatcttaaattatttatcgtgatttattggttgatatttcatttcttctttattttcattaatctcAGTTTCATATCTTGTTTTTCaacacataatatatataaggaataaaacaattaaataatatattaatttaatcaaatgatttgtaaatattttatttttttcttttaaatatttaatttcttatataaaagatacattgatattaataataaatcataaaaaaaacttcattttatcatttttatagaGAACCATCTATGTACCCTAGTACATCTATGTACCCTAGTACATCTATGTACCCTAGTAGATAATGTCCGGTGAGGAGAGAGTAATAAGATGTGTCCTCCATGTAGGCGCAGTGGTAGTGGATGTCGACTGTTCTGATACCAtgaaatgaaatttttaaataatatattattgatattaacGTACTTTTTATATAGAGATTATAAGaaagaatcaaatatttaaaagaagaaaataatttttttatgaattatttaaataaattaatatattatttaattctcaCTTACACTTCCtcatatattttttgatttatgtttttttcttaaataatttgtataattcaagttatttactaaaaatttctaaaaataaattaactttattaatgAATCTAATTCTCAGTCAAGTTAACCCAATGGACATTCAAATAATTGAGTTAGTCGTGTCTATTACAAAGTTgtccttaatatatatttatataatatagggtattatttttaattttttaataatttaaataataatattttaaatgataaataaataaaataaaaaaacaggcTAGATATTGTTTGTTTGTCTCACGTGCATTTTGTCCTATGATTTGATGGCCATGACAAAGTACAAactttttatgaaataataaaatataatattgaggAAGTTTTCtcataataatattgataaaacaAAGCGAAATTGatccaataaataaacactTTATAAACCTTTAGTTtcgattttaatattttaataataaattaaacataattgaACCTTATGGTTAAATGTACACAAATTATTTGCTAATGCTTATTGAACTATAattatagattattttatatggatgaaaatattatttgaaagaaaggtTATactcattatattatattttttaaatgatttatattagaaaatgataaaaattatttaaacacaaCTTTAACATGAAATTAAAGtcacaaacataaaaaaaaaaaaataataataataagaaaaataaatacaaatacatGTTATCGAATTCGTTCAAGAACAATTAACTCCTACCGACGTCTCCCGTATCTTCATCTTCGTATCTTTACAAATGTATCATTTAGATTTATGTTCCATCATAACTCTTATAGTCATGCAAAGTTACTAAAATTCAAacatttagataataaaaatttgacTCAACAACAGTACTACaattaatttatgtaatatataaggGTGATCTCACCTATccctatttattataattaaaaaggaaaaataatgcTGCTACCCACTAGGCCACTACTGTACCTATACAATATCTagaaatttattattcataaataacTTTCTTTACTAAAAGTAAATAAGATCCACCCTGATTCCCTGAGTATTCATATcgtaagtaaatatattttaaattctcattgtatttgtgaagaaaaaaattgaaagtattttatacaataaaatgtTATTCAACTTTATTTGCTTCatactttatttgaaaacacataaatttaaaactggACATGTGTTTGaataagaattaataataaatttatttaaaattatttttattgtaatgtattatgaattcaaatttttacaccaaatcatttataaaaataaattaattaatttcattcaaatattattatcgataacataatattataaaattcacCTTAATTATagatattaacaaatttaataaattttgtgatttaattcaaattttaatctaGCTAAATGCTCAACTTTAGCTAGAATTTGTGCACTGAAATtgaatgaatattaaaaatttttgGAGGGGAATGGGCCTTGGGCTATGCCTCGAGTGGAGGGCCTAAGCCTTATTTCACCTTATTCCCTCGGGCTAGTGACTCAGGGTGGAGGGCCTAAGCCTGATTCACCAAAcatgaattaaaatttagatctattttaagtaaaaatcttCATGTGAATTATTTGAGTGATATTATGGTTTTAAAATGGTCAAACACACATCCTTAAACAACCTTAGTTTAAAAAAGGTAGGCATTTATAAagattaagaatttattttaaatcttaagAATTTACTTTAAACTATATCCCTACATATTATATAGCCCAAATTACTTGgacactttaattattttaatcgcTCACTTTTagtctttaaattaatttttgaaataaattgtcccttcaacttttagaaaggtcACCAATAGCCtttccgtcaactttttggttaaacataacgacttagcttaaaatattatttttttaaatattatctttaatcttattttttatatttatatatataattatcaaatcgcatatatatatatatatatatatatatatatatatatatatatatatatatatatatatatatatatatatatatatatatatatatatatatatatatatatatatatatatatatatttctatatatataaaacaaagtttaaaaataatttatatatattatctttaatcattaattatatataatatatatatatatatttatataatatatattttaaaaaataatttgagagtaaaaaatatataaattattttaatctttattttatatagatatagataaaaataaaaataaataatatatatattatctatatattatataagagatttaataattatataaatataaaaattaataatatatatatataatattatatataagcgatttaataattaaaatataaaaaataatattaaagataatattataattagaggGCCGCCCAAGTAATTTGccctattatatataattaaatataaaattaatataaaattataataaatatgggtaAGCAAATGGGTAAATCCAACCCgtaacccaacccatattatttactaatatgggttgagtatgggttgagttgggtatgggttgggtaacccaatttattttttattttttcatttaagatgtatttgacttatttaacacatttttatccgtttaacacgttttgacaaatttaacacgttttccacattttttacatttttgacattttaacacgttttgacatatttaatacgtttttcacacgtttaacacgtttttgacacgtttaacacgtttttgacacgtttaatacgtttttggcacgtttaacatatttttgacacgttgaacacgtttttacatgtttttgacatgttcaacacgtttttaacacgcttaacacgtttttgacatgtttgatatgtttttcacgactgacacatttaacacattttgacatgttttccacgtttttggcatatttaacacatttttcatactcctaacacgtttaatacatttttaatatattttgacacgtcaaacacatttttggcacgttgaacacatttttacacgtagaacacatttttgacacgttgaacacgttcttaatgtttttgacatgtttaacacgtttaatacgtttttgacacgtttgacacgtttaacacgtttttgacacatttgacacgtttttcacgattatgacacatttaacacattttgatacgtttttaaagtttttggcacatttaacatgttttcacgtttttatgttcttaacacgtttaacacattttacacgtttttcacgtttttggtacgtttaacacgtttcgatatgtttaacatattttccacgttttccacatttttggcacgttttgacacgtttaacatgtttttgacacgtttaacatttttctcatatttttgacacatttaatatgttttttacacattttacgtgtcaaaatgtgaaaaacgtgttaaacgtgaaaaatttgttaaacatgcaaaaaaacgtgttaaacgtgccaaaacttgtcaaaacgtgttaacgtacaaaaaacatgttaaacatgtccaaaatatgttaaatgtacaaaaatgtgttaaagatgccaaaaacgtggaaaatgtgccaacatgtgaaaaacgtgttaaacataccaaaacgtgttaaatgtgttaaatgagccaaaaacgtgttaaatgtgttcaacatgtcaaaaacgagttaaacgtgccaaaaatgtaaaaaaacatgtcaaatatgtcaaaaacgtgttaaacatgcaaaaaacgtgaaaatatgttaaatatgtgaaaaacgtgttaaacgtgttaaacatatcaaaaacgtgttaaacatgttaaaatgttaaaacatgttaaacgtgccaaaaacgtgaaaaccatgttaaacttataaaaaaaacgtgttaacgtgttatatatgtcaaaacgtgaaaaacgtgttaaacttgtcaaaaatgtgttaaacgtattaaacacgtcaaaaacatgttaaacgtgataaaaatgtgaaaaacgtgttaaacgtgtgaaaaacatgttattagtgtgaaaacgtgttaaacatgtcaaaaacatgttaaacgtgccaaacacgtaaaaacgtgttataagtgtgaaaacgtattaaaatgttaaaaacgtgttaaatatgtcaaaaacgtgtttgacTTAAAGTTgaaagatgattagtttatattggattaataatagagaattaaattaaatttatataatttggagaatttgggtaacccaaaccccacccaaattaaacccaagcCATAAttaacccaacccatactcaacccaacccaaattaatcaacccaaattaatattttgagtttgagtttgggttgggtttgggtaaacccaaattatgctcacccctacccAAACCCCTACCCCAACTTTGTCCTGTTCCGGTTCCCGAACTAATTCCCAAGCCTTCTCTTCGAACCATATACGAGGCTCCCAAAGTAGGAATTCTTCCACGAAGCTGAGCCCAAACACCATGCCTTATTAGCCTCGGTCTACTCTACATCCCGAACCAAGGCTCTGACCTCCTTCAGTTGCATATGTTCCCTAAACCGCGCCCAAGGCTTCCGAATCAAGGATCTGCTCCGACCCTAAGCCTTGTCTTAACTCTTTAGGCCCCGTTTTCTTTCTAgttgattattttaatctttctaCTAAAATACCTCAAatgtttttctaaaaatttaaaacaaatataaaactaattaaaatatttttcctaacatattaaaaaattattttaattttttggaaCATTTAAGAAGTTTTCTCTATTTTCATCAATTCAGAGCCTATAACTTGAAGTTATGAGaaaattttcctttttcttaATCTTTTTGAGTACTGATTTCGAATTTGGGATactttcagatttggacacttTTGCCATCTCACGAAACATATATGCAATCTCGATATTAATTTCTCTTAGCTACTTACAATTATTCTGGGTATCTTAGGCGAATGTTTATGGACAGATTGAGCACGACCTTTAGACGTAGGTTGGAATTAGGTTTAGAAACTTAcataattgtaatttaatttaaaattgtagtgTAATTTATCATGTTTTGGAAAAACTATCAGTTTCGGAGTAGAGACCGCCCACTTGTACTGACGTGTGAGTCATAGAACCGACATCCTATCCACAGGTATCAAAGCACTAGGcctaacataatttttaaaactttacTTTCTTAGTTTCTCACGGAGAAAATTAGGTTGCGACTCTTTTGAGACAATacatttttaaaagataaactTGAACAATCGAATGCCTACCATTTTAGTTCTTCATCCCACTCGGAATTCAAGAGAAAGTTAAGATATGTGACTACAAAGTGTTGAAAGAGTCAATATCAGGATGGACGTTTTTAAACGCATACAATAGCTGAATGTGAGGTTGAAAATACTTTAACATTCTAATGTAGGACAAAGTGCATAGGCTCGCTTCttattcactattttatttccttcaatattttcttcataatttcaaaatgACGTCATTTTGTGTGAGCAGTATCATCCGTGTCAGTTGTGCGTTTCATGCGCTCTATACGGGTTGTGTCGTGATCATGTGTTGTACATGTTTGGTACGCGTTTGTTTACTTTTTCCATAGCTAacgaatttttttattatatatataatatttatttagcttatttatttaatgattttatttatctagacgattttggttttatttttaaaatttcctaaatttaattaatttagaaaccCATTGATATGATGTGGTttcaaaactaaattatttgttttaattcctatacaataaaaataaaaatgaaaccttatgtgtttttgttaaaataatttaactagcTTGAAGTTACctgaaattaaaaatttgagtGTAAAAAATAATGCCTAAAaagactaaaaaaatataatagttaaaTCTACGTAGAGTTCATTTGTTtgaatatctaatatttttctaaacatataaatataaattcacctattaattaattgtagaatcgaaattatttataaattagtaaaattttaaaataataaatttataatagtaaAAATTTAACTAGTTTAAGATTTTACCTAAATTATAGTCCTAGTTAGTATacttttaaattgtaaaattttaaaaattttaaaattttaaaattttcaaactctaacaattaacccaaaaataatgttattactattttgaatttgaattttaaccATTTCTATATGGAGTAGGATGAGCACTATCTTTTTAATgttagaattttaatatttataacttttttactATTAGTCAtgtaattatttaatacaaaatacattattaatttaacaagaAGAAACATGAATCCATCGTATAACTGCAAATATTAAAATCCAAACATTAAATGACAAGGTTCAAAGCTCTAAACTCATAGCTCACTTTGTCTATTTTATGAAGCAACTATAATGTCATATAATTAAGTTCaagttcataaaaaaaactaaaaagtactaagatcaaaattgaaaaatgttgagttataagattaataattaaattaaagtaagCAAAAACACTAATTATCTTAAATCATTTGAAGATATCTGCTCCAACTTTTTTCGCCCCTAAAGTTAACGTTTATTctgatttcttatttttaaattgtccacttttatttaaaaaaatgataaaaattgtttaagtaTTATGATGACTACAATTTTTCTCTATATGATTagaggggaaatttgacgagatGACCCTACAAAGGGATTAAAACGAGCTGGTTATGCGCTGGTaaccactttatatttttttttgacgaaattgtccCTGTTATGAGGcgcaaatttattttatttttttgaaattttttaaaatatttttttttgaaaaaatttgtgTCTCGCGATtaccggttgcgtctcgcgaatgctgGTTGCTTCTCgcgattgtggacttttcatAGGACATCTGGTTGCGACAGTTGCGTCTCGCGACAGGAACAATttcatcaaaaaaatatatatgcgCTGGTCACCGGCTCATTTACCCCTGTTATAAGGatcatttctcaaattttcaaattagaCCTATTCATTAAACCTAATCTTCCAATCTTCTtttcaaccaaaaaaaattagatattttgattgaatataataatatcCTACAAATTACAAAAGGTATGGAAGAATATGATTGGTTAAGGTTGGATAAGAAACGTGTGTTGGAGATCTCAGTTTCTTCCATTCCATATCTAAATATCTCCATAAGTTGTCAACTATTATTATACATACCACCACTTATTACTTCATCCTCCCTATCCAAAAATGGCAGCACTTTCAGGCGCTACTCTCTTAAACCAAAGGTTCATTGTTAAGGCTCCGTCGAAATCCATTAAGAACCCGAGTCTGAACCGTCAATGGGGGCAACTTTCAGCTGTGCGGCTCGGCTCGTCGCGTATGGGCACCGGTCGAGTAGTATTGGTGGCTGCAGCAGCACCGGATAGCTTGTCGGAGAAAGTAGCACAGAGTGTGAAGGAGGCAACGGAAGTTTGCTCCGACGATCCGGTAAGCGGTGAGTGTGTGGCGG from Impatiens glandulifera chromosome 5, dImpGla2.1, whole genome shotgun sequence includes:
- the LOC124937432 gene encoding calvin cycle protein CP12-1, chloroplastic-like; translated protein: MAALSGATLLNQRFIVKAPSKSIKNPSLNRQWGQLSAVRLGSSRMGTGRVVLVAAAAPDSLSEKVAQSVKEATEVCSDDPVSGECVAAWDEVEELSAAASHARDKQKATTPIDEFCKNNPEDEECRTYED